From a region of the Arachis ipaensis cultivar K30076 chromosome B09, Araip1.1, whole genome shotgun sequence genome:
- the LOC107615421 gene encoding uncharacterized protein LOC107615421, producing MRRMKMGATSTKGKMDKKAKNGRRKGKGVPPRDCPLSLLPHDIWVRIAARVALASIQDLFNMQATCKVFLDAARSSAVYMVASVAELPIAVGTHYDERPERGFLYSCANAGNSATMFCTGMMEFFWIGRYVGGMNTLIDATNTGNFHARYMCVMLLLTPSVGHEEYVGRVLRCIPTYRLLKKSKCADNCLGSCSQIRWLR from the coding sequence ATGCGTAGGATGAAAATGGGTGCTACCTCCACCAAAGGCAAAATGGACAAGAAGGCCAAAAATGGAAGAAGGAAAGGGAAAGGTGTTCCCCCGCGCGACTGTCCGCTGAGTCTTCTGCCTCACGATATATGGGTGAGAATTGCCGCAAGGGTTGCGTTGGCCTCGATCCAGGATCTGTTTAACATGCAGGCGACATGTAAGGTGTTTTTGGATGCAGCCCGTTCATCTGCGGTGTACATGGTGGCCTCTGTGGCGGAGCTACCCATCGCTGTCGGTACTCACTACGACGAACGTCCTGAGCGGGGGTTCCTCTATAGCTGCGCGAACGCAGGAAATTCCGCCACTATGTTCTGTACAGGGATGATGGAATTCTTCTGGATTGGCCGCTACGTCGGAGGGATGAACACCCTGATTGATGCCACCAATACGGGCAATTTCCACGCGCGCTACATGTGTGTGATGCTGCTACTTACACCCAGTGTCGGGCACGAGGAGTATGTTGGTAGGGTTTTGAGATGTATACCAACGTACAGGCTTCTGAAAAAATCAAAATGTGCAGATAACTGTTTGGGCAGCTGTTCACAAATCCGTTGGTTGAGGTGA